Proteins encoded together in one Scomber japonicus isolate fScoJap1 chromosome 10 unlocalized genomic scaffold, fScoJap1.pri SUPER_10_unloc_1, whole genome shotgun sequence window:
- the LOC128354666 gene encoding glucocorticoid-induced transcript 1 protein-like has translation TPGLWIDEGAEQGSPHQRSASWGSADHLKEQIAKLRLQLQRSKQVSRQSKDREQSSLQLPQQAQHGTACQPQYKGTSSALSTIPVPKSFISRVPSSVEGISHELENVFIRENWEQGIQAMDAVDGRRAPFPPHRYSNSGDTRDTDTQAPSSGDSSPSPRPCSPDHLHSPEGSPCSAEDIDKDSVCSSPLPKFATSPKPNNSYMFKREPPEGCERVKVFEELVSGKSKGFPLFSCPDKNKVNFIPRGSAFCPVKLLCSSLFSPVSSSSSSCSSSVVVNPSGLHGNDSPGPQVTSTLLPTAASSPPLPPLPPLPPPPPPPPSSFPGSADCWSTDRNTDSSPDGDGMGKEASSAQVLLTS, from the exons aCTCCAGGTCTCTGGATTGATGAGGGAGCAGAACAGGGAAGTCCTCACCAGAGATCAGCCTCCTGGGGCAGCGCAGACCACCTTAAAGAG cagattgCTAAACTGAGACTGCAGCTGCAGCGCAGCAAACAGGTCAGCCGGCAGAgcaaagacagagagcagagctcACTGCAGCTGCCGCAACAGGCACAGCATGGCACTGCATGCCAACCTCAG tacAAGGGAACTTCATCAGCCTTATCGACAATCCCGGTGCCAAAATCCTTCATATCCAGAGTGCCGAGCAGCGTGGAAGGCATCAGCCACGAgctagaaaatgtgtttatcagaGAAAACTGGGAGCAGGGGATACAG GCCATGGATGCGGTGGATGGCCGTCGCGCCCCCTTCCCTCCGCATCGCTATAGCAACAGCGGGGACACACGTGACACGGACACCCAGGCCCCCTCCAGCGGTGACTCCAGCCCGTCGCCCCGCCCCTGCAGCCCCGACCACCTCCACTCCCCCGAGGGAAGCCCCTGTTCTGCAGAGGACATCGACAAAG ACAGTGTGTGCAGTTCTCCTCTCCCAAAGTTTGCCACCTCCCCCAAACCTAACAACAGCTACATGTTCAAGCGGGAACCTCCAGAGGGCTGCGAGAGGGTCAAAGTGTTCGAGGAGTTGGT GTCGGGCAAATCAAAAGGCTTCCCTCTCTTCTCGTGCCCCGACAAGAACAAGGTGAACTTCATCCCCAGGGGCTCCGCCTTCTGCCCCGTCAAactcctctgctcctccctcttctcccccgtctcctcctcctcctcctcctgctcctcctctgtcgTCGTCAACCCCAGCGGTCTCCACGGCAACGACAGCCCAGGGCCTCAGGTGACTTCGACTCTGCTGCCCACCGCCGCATCCTCACCGCCTCTTCCTCCACTGCCGCCGttgcctcctccacctcctccacctccatcttcctttccGGGCTCCGCTGACTGCTGGAGCACCGACAGGAACACAGACAGCAGCCCTGACGGAGACGGGATGGGGAAAGAAGCCTCCTCGGCACAAGTACTGCTCACCAGCTAG